One part of the Deltaproteobacteria bacterium genome encodes these proteins:
- a CDS encoding TetR/AcrR family transcriptional regulator: MSGVPAEEAEAQAQGTRERLLRAAAAVIQEGGWGSASVGAIALRAGVAAGTLYRHFASKAELFVEVFRAVSQREVAAMRAASAHAGSVPERFEAVVATYAGRALRNRRLAWALVYEPVDPLVDAERLAYRRDYRENMARLLREGIESGAMPVHDADLAAAAVVGVIAETLVGPLSPVADVTRSEEDIVAAIVSLCRRVVGLPTRTDGARRPRPRPASQRRLRRRRRESAR; this comes from the coding sequence ATGAGCGGCGTTCCTGCGGAGGAGGCGGAGGCCCAGGCGCAAGGCACGCGCGAGCGTCTTCTCCGTGCCGCGGCGGCGGTGATCCAGGAAGGCGGGTGGGGCTCGGCGTCGGTCGGGGCGATCGCCCTGCGGGCCGGGGTGGCAGCCGGCACGCTCTACCGGCACTTCGCCTCGAAGGCGGAGCTGTTCGTCGAGGTGTTCCGTGCCGTCTCACAGCGCGAGGTGGCCGCCATGCGCGCCGCCTCGGCGCACGCGGGAAGCGTCCCGGAACGCTTCGAGGCCGTCGTCGCGACGTACGCGGGGCGCGCGCTCCGCAACCGGCGTCTCGCCTGGGCGCTCGTCTACGAGCCTGTGGACCCGCTCGTCGATGCCGAGCGTCTCGCCTATCGACGCGACTACCGCGAGAACATGGCCCGCCTGCTCCGGGAGGGGATCGAATCGGGCGCGATGCCGGTGCACGATGCGGACCTGGCTGCCGCCGCGGTCGTTGGCGTGATCGCCGAAACCCTGGTGGGCCCGCTGTCGCCCGTCGCGGACGTCACGCGGTCGGAGGAGGACATCGTCGCCGCGATCGTGTCGCTCTGCCGGCGGGTCGTCGGGCTGCCGACGCGGACGGATGGTGCCCGTCGCCCGCGTCCGCGGCCGGCCAGCCAGCGACGCCTGCGGCGCCGTCGTCGGGAGAGTGCTCGCTGA
- a CDS encoding ribbon-helix-helix protein, CopG family produces MALSLRLDPETERLVNRLARTRGQTKSDVLREALRALAREQAAPRSGPTVYDAIAHHIGCFDSGGLNLSAKTGRRFAVLLAERKRERRSR; encoded by the coding sequence ATGGCTCTGAGCCTTCGCCTGGATCCCGAGACCGAGCGGCTCGTGAACCGTTTGGCCCGCACGCGCGGGCAGACGAAGTCCGATGTCCTTCGTGAGGCGCTCCGTGCCCTCGCGCGGGAGCAAGCCGCCCCTCGCTCGGGTCCGACAGTGTACGACGCCATCGCGCACCACATCGGTTGCTTCGACAGCGGAGGGCTGAACCTGTCCGCAAAGACGGGCCGGCGCTTCGCCGTGTTGCTGGCAGAGCGCAAACGTGAGCGGCGTTCTCGTTGA
- a CDS encoding GHKL domain-containing protein, with protein sequence MPFFGFLMAAFLFCHFNRRLRHYRRRIGDGDTCGDGWNRQWGEQWQRHARRAARRAAREATRWGRQAAEPAKSLSPEEEALRRARRRAGAQAGFYAHLMSYLGVIAFLALINLFTTRYPWFIWPAFGWGIGLFSHWMAVFGSHLVRERYFDPAVERELRRERATMQTEKQASIDELSSSIAHEIRNPIAAAKSLVQQMGEDPTSVENVEYAKVALEELERVEHRVSHLLKYAKEEDYSFALVNLANVIDSALTQLRAKLDAAKIAISRNYIAGPTVQADAEKLRQVFANLVDNAIDALATIPEGRRIDLFLENGDGLATVRVRDNGCGIPSEKLDRIFNPFFTTKEKGTGLGMAISKKIVEAHEGAIEVASEVGRGTEFKVMLPLPARS encoded by the coding sequence ATGCCGTTCTTCGGCTTCCTGATGGCAGCCTTCCTCTTCTGCCACTTCAATCGCCGGCTCCGGCACTACCGCCGGCGGATCGGCGACGGCGACACCTGCGGCGACGGGTGGAACCGACAGTGGGGCGAACAGTGGCAACGGCACGCGCGGCGCGCCGCCCGCCGCGCCGCGCGGGAGGCCACGCGATGGGGGCGGCAGGCCGCCGAGCCCGCGAAGTCGCTCTCCCCCGAGGAGGAGGCCCTCCGGCGGGCCCGCCGCCGCGCGGGCGCGCAGGCCGGCTTCTACGCGCACCTGATGAGCTACCTCGGGGTCATCGCCTTCCTCGCCCTGATCAACCTCTTCACCACCCGCTACCCGTGGTTCATCTGGCCCGCATTCGGCTGGGGCATCGGTCTCTTCTCGCACTGGATGGCGGTCTTCGGCTCGCACCTGGTGCGCGAGCGGTACTTCGACCCGGCGGTCGAGCGCGAGCTGCGCCGCGAGCGGGCGACCATGCAGACCGAGAAGCAGGCGAGCATCGACGAGCTGTCGTCCAGCATCGCGCACGAGATCCGGAACCCGATCGCCGCGGCGAAGAGCCTGGTCCAGCAGATGGGCGAGGACCCGACCTCGGTGGAGAACGTCGAGTACGCCAAGGTGGCGCTCGAGGAGCTGGAGCGTGTCGAGCACCGGGTCTCGCACCTCCTCAAGTACGCGAAGGAGGAGGACTACAGCTTCGCGCTGGTCAATCTCGCGAACGTCATCGACTCGGCGCTGACGCAGCTGCGCGCGAAGCTCGATGCGGCGAAGATCGCGATCTCGCGCAACTACATCGCCGGCCCGACCGTGCAGGCCGATGCCGAGAAGCTCCGGCAGGTGTTCGCCAACCTCGTCGACAACGCGATCGATGCGCTCGCGACCATCCCGGAGGGCCGGCGGATCGACCTCTTCCTGGAGAACGGCGACGGGCTCGCCACGGTCCGGGTGCGCGACAACGGCTGCGGCATCCCGTCCGAGAAGCTCGACCGGATCTTCAACCCGTTCTTCACCACCAAGGAGAAGGGCACCGGCCTCGGGATGGCGATCTCGAAGAAGATCGTCGAGGCCCACGAGGGCGCGATCGAGGTGGCGAGCGAGGTCGGGCGCGGGACCGAGTTCAAGGTCAT
- a CDS encoding PIN domain-containing protein, translating into MSGVLVDAGPLVALLDRSDQHHRACVEVSRRVRGPLVSVWPALTEAMYLLGNSAEAQDALWDMLETRAVLLATLDLADVPRMRELMRKYRDRPMDLADAALVRVAEREKIRTVFTVDRGDFEVYRPSRSGRFAIIPR; encoded by the coding sequence GTGAGCGGCGTTCTCGTTGACGCGGGACCGTTGGTCGCCCTGCTCGACCGCTCCGACCAGCATCACCGGGCGTGCGTGGAAGTGAGCCGGAGAGTTCGCGGCCCCTTGGTGTCGGTGTGGCCCGCCCTCACCGAGGCGATGTACCTCCTGGGGAACTCCGCCGAAGCGCAGGACGCGCTCTGGGACATGCTGGAGACGCGAGCGGTGCTCCTGGCAACCCTCGACCTGGCGGACGTACCCCGCATGCGGGAGTTGATGCGAAAGTACCGTGACCGGCCGATGGACCTGGCTGACGCTGCGCTCGTACGCGTCGCCGAGCGCGAGAAGATCCGCACCGTGTTCACGGTCGATCGTGGCGACTTCGAGGTCTATCGCCCGTCCCGATCGGGGCGCTTCGCGATCATCCCCAGGTGA